A genomic segment from Geitlerinema sp. PCC 7407 encodes:
- a CDS encoding NAD(P)/FAD-dependent oxidoreductase, with amino-acid sequence MSNAAQTETKAPHHAVIVGGGFGGLYAAKELGKDPNVKVTLIDKRNFHLFQPLLYQVATGGLSPGDISSPLRAVLGRNKNTQVLMAEVKEIDPAGQTVTLPDGKISYDSLIIATGVSHHYFGNDHWSDDAPGLKTVEDALEMRRRIFLAFEAAEKETDPEKHKAWLTFVVVGAGPTGVELAGALAELAHTTLKNDFQTIDPTEAQIILLEGTDRVLPPYAPELSAKAEESLTNLGVTVRTKTLVTHIEDGVVTVRNGEKIEYLPSQTILWAAGIKASPMGKEIALRTGAELDRVGRVMVEPDLSLPNYPNIFVIGDLSNFSHQGDRPLPGVAPVAMQEGRYVANVIKRQVRGNHERSPFEYVDRGSLAVIGRNAAVVDLGFARFAGFPAWLTWVIVHIYFLIEFDNKLLVMLQWGWNYFTRKRGARLITGKEGGFQPFQRSRAEAARVEPKVNPPEAVA; translated from the coding sequence ATGTCAAACGCAGCTCAAACAGAAACGAAGGCACCTCACCACGCCGTTATTGTCGGCGGGGGTTTTGGCGGTCTATACGCCGCTAAAGAACTGGGCAAAGATCCCAATGTGAAAGTCACGCTCATCGACAAGCGCAACTTCCATCTTTTCCAGCCCCTGCTGTACCAAGTCGCCACCGGCGGATTGTCTCCGGGAGACATTTCTTCGCCGCTGCGCGCCGTCCTGGGCCGCAACAAGAATACCCAGGTCCTGATGGCTGAGGTCAAAGAAATTGACCCCGCTGGCCAGACCGTGACCCTGCCCGACGGCAAAATTTCCTACGACTCGCTGATCATCGCCACCGGCGTCAGCCACCACTACTTTGGCAACGACCACTGGTCCGATGACGCCCCCGGCCTCAAGACCGTCGAAGACGCCCTCGAAATGCGTCGCCGCATTTTCCTGGCCTTCGAAGCCGCCGAGAAAGAAACCGACCCCGAAAAGCACAAGGCCTGGTTGACCTTCGTGGTGGTGGGCGCGGGTCCGACCGGCGTCGAGCTGGCCGGAGCCCTGGCGGAGCTGGCCCACACCACCCTCAAGAACGACTTCCAGACCATTGACCCGACGGAAGCCCAGATCATCCTGCTGGAGGGCACCGATCGCGTCCTGCCGCCCTACGCCCCCGAGCTGTCGGCCAAGGCCGAAGAGTCCCTGACCAATCTGGGGGTCACCGTCCGCACCAAGACCCTGGTCACCCACATCGAAGATGGCGTGGTCACCGTCCGCAACGGCGAGAAGATCGAGTACCTCCCCTCGCAAACCATCCTCTGGGCAGCAGGTATCAAGGCTTCGCCCATGGGCAAAGAAATCGCGCTGCGCACTGGCGCTGAGCTCGATCGCGTGGGCCGGGTGATGGTGGAGCCGGACCTGAGCCTGCCCAACTACCCGAATATCTTTGTGATCGGGGACCTGTCCAACTTCTCTCACCAGGGCGATCGCCCGCTGCCCGGCGTCGCCCCGGTGGCCATGCAGGAAGGCCGCTACGTCGCCAACGTGATCAAGCGGCAGGTGCGGGGCAACCATGAGCGATCGCCCTTTGAATACGTCGATCGCGGCAGCCTAGCCGTGATTGGCCGCAACGCCGCCGTGGTAGACCTGGGCTTTGCCCGCTTCGCTGGCTTCCCGGCCTGGCTGACCTGGGTGATCGTCCACATCTACTTCCTGATCGAGTTTGACAACAAGCTGCTGGTGATGCTCCAGTGGGGCTGGAACTACTTCACCCGCAAGCGGGGCGCTCGCCTGATCACCGGCAAGGAGGGCGGCTTCCAGCCGTTCCAGCGATCGCGCGCTGAGGCAGCCCGAGTCGAGCCCAAGGTCAACCCACCTGAAGCCGTCGCCTAG
- the lgt gene encoding prolipoprotein diacylglyceryl transferase has product MLQDVSMLLAFQFTSPGPILFELGPIAIRWYGLLIASAVLIGVTLSMALAKRRHLDPDLVADLAVWLVIGAIPAARLYYVLFEWENYARNPGQIIAIWNGGIAIHGAVLGGTLAAWIFARLKRVSFWQLADVVAPSLILGQAIGRWGNFFNSEAFGAPTDLPWKLYIPPARRPPGLMNFEYFHPTFLYESLWNLAVFGLLMVLFFRGLRRWRLKPGTLLLVYLVAYSLGRVWIEGLRTDSLMLGPLRIAQVVSLVGVAIGALGLYWLYGLRRSLPDVVSEAEASPESAPSRADR; this is encoded by the coding sequence ATGTTACAGGACGTTTCCATGCTGCTTGCCTTTCAGTTCACCTCGCCAGGACCGATCCTGTTTGAGCTGGGGCCGATCGCAATTCGCTGGTATGGCTTGCTGATCGCCTCAGCGGTCTTGATTGGGGTGACTCTTTCCATGGCGCTGGCCAAGCGTCGGCATCTCGACCCCGATTTGGTGGCAGACTTAGCGGTTTGGCTGGTGATTGGGGCGATTCCTGCGGCTCGCCTTTACTATGTTCTCTTCGAGTGGGAAAACTACGCCCGCAACCCAGGACAGATCATTGCGATCTGGAATGGTGGAATTGCGATTCACGGGGCGGTGCTAGGGGGAACGCTGGCTGCCTGGATTTTTGCGCGCCTCAAGCGGGTGTCGTTTTGGCAGCTGGCGGATGTGGTGGCCCCGTCACTCATCTTGGGACAGGCCATTGGCCGCTGGGGCAACTTCTTCAACTCGGAGGCTTTTGGTGCGCCGACGGACCTGCCCTGGAAGCTCTACATTCCACCAGCCCGCCGGCCGCCGGGACTGATGAATTTTGAGTATTTCCATCCGACGTTTCTGTACGAGTCGCTGTGGAATCTGGCGGTCTTTGGGCTGCTGATGGTGCTGTTTTTCCGGGGGCTGCGGCGCTGGCGCCTGAAGCCTGGCACGCTGCTGCTGGTGTATCTGGTGGCCTACAGCCTCGGTCGGGTCTGGATCGAGGGGCTGCGGACCGATAGCTTGATGCTGGGGCCGCTGCGGATTGCCCAGGTGGTCAGCTTGGTGGGGGTGGCGATCGGGGCGCTGGGACTCTACTGGCTGTACGGCCTGAGGCGATCGCTCCCGGACGTTGTCTCTGAGGCGGAGGCGTCACCGGAGTCTGCCCCCTCTCGGGCCGATCGCTAG
- the cobM gene encoding precorrin-4 C(11)-methyltransferase, translating into MTQTSPAAPDALPLTPAVYIVGAGPGDPDLLTVKAQKILAQADVILFADSLVPTQVLNGVRPDAELIRTANKTLEDILPIMIDRVRSQRSVVRLHSGDPSLYSAIHEQILALTEAEVPVEVVPGISAFQAAAAKLKAELTIPDLVQTIILTRISGQASAVPEREELASLAAHQASLCLYLAARHVESAQEKLLAHYDPETPVAICFRLGWPDERIRVVPLHQMAQVTRDEDLIRTTLYVISPALAAGETRSRLYHPEHTHLFRPKSAKR; encoded by the coding sequence GTGACCCAAACTTCCCCTGCTGCTCCCGACGCGTTGCCTTTGACCCCTGCGGTGTACATCGTGGGGGCTGGCCCTGGTGACCCTGACTTGCTGACGGTCAAGGCGCAAAAGATTTTGGCCCAGGCAGATGTGATTTTGTTTGCAGATTCCTTGGTGCCGACCCAGGTGCTCAACGGGGTGCGGCCCGATGCAGAGCTGATCCGCACGGCTAACAAGACCCTCGAAGACATTTTGCCCATCATGATTGACCGGGTGCGATCGCAGCGATCGGTGGTGCGCCTCCACTCCGGCGATCCAAGCCTCTACAGCGCTATCCACGAGCAGATCCTGGCCCTGACGGAGGCCGAGGTACCGGTGGAGGTGGTGCCCGGCATTAGCGCCTTCCAGGCAGCAGCGGCCAAGCTCAAGGCCGAGCTGACCATTCCGGACTTGGTGCAGACGATCATCCTGACGCGCATCAGCGGCCAAGCCTCCGCCGTGCCCGAGAGAGAAGAGCTGGCGTCCCTGGCGGCCCACCAGGCGAGCCTGTGCCTGTACCTGGCGGCGCGCCACGTGGAGTCGGCCCAGGAAAAGCTCCTGGCCCACTACGACCCCGAAACGCCGGTGGCCATTTGCTTCCGGCTGGGGTGGCCTGACGAGCGGATCCGGGTGGTGCCCCTGCACCAGATGGCCCAGGTGACGCGGGACGAGGACCTGATTCGGACGACGCTGTACGTGATCAGTCCGGCCCTAGCGGCGGGCGAAACGCGATCGCGCCTGTACCACCCCGAGCACACCCATTTATTCCGCCCCAAATCGGCAAAACGCTAG
- a CDS encoding dienelactone hydrolase family protein — MNELTRRKFLITSTLAAGFALAARPLMAQVIQTSPQGLTAGEVKIPVADGEIPAYRAMPATGSNFPVVLVIQEIFGVHEHIQDVCRRFAQLGYLAIAPEMFVRQGDVSQLSDVQQIISQVVSKVPDEQVMSDLDATVAWAESTGKANTNKLAITGFCWGGRITWLYSAHNPKVGAGVAWYGRLVGNETELTPQHPVDIAASLDVPVLGLYGGQDDGIPVSTVDQMREALKQGDSGSDIIVYPDAPHAFFADYRPSYRQADAEDAWRRLQGWFKWHGVA; from the coding sequence ATGAACGAACTCACGCGCCGCAAGTTTTTGATCACATCGACGCTGGCTGCGGGCTTTGCCCTGGCTGCTCGCCCCCTCATGGCCCAGGTGATCCAGACCAGTCCCCAAGGCCTGACGGCGGGCGAAGTCAAAATTCCCGTGGCGGATGGCGAAATTCCGGCTTACCGGGCCATGCCAGCCACCGGGTCCAATTTCCCGGTGGTGCTGGTGATTCAGGAGATTTTTGGCGTCCACGAGCACATTCAGGACGTGTGCCGCCGGTTCGCGCAGCTGGGATACCTGGCGATCGCCCCCGAGATGTTTGTGCGTCAGGGCGACGTGTCTCAGCTCAGCGATGTGCAGCAGATCATTTCCCAGGTGGTCTCCAAGGTGCCCGACGAGCAGGTGATGTCGGACCTAGATGCCACCGTGGCCTGGGCCGAAAGCACCGGCAAGGCCAACACCAACAAGCTGGCGATCACCGGTTTCTGCTGGGGAGGCCGAATCACCTGGCTGTACTCGGCTCACAACCCCAAGGTGGGGGCCGGGGTGGCTTGGTATGGCCGCCTAGTGGGGAATGAAACCGAACTGACGCCCCAGCACCCAGTGGACATCGCAGCTTCTCTCGATGTGCCGGTGCTGGGCCTGTATGGCGGCCAGGACGACGGGATCCCGGTGTCGACGGTGGACCAAATGCGGGAGGCCCTCAAGCAGGGCGACAGCGGCTCGGACATCATTGTCTATCCCGACGCTCCCCACGCGTTCTTTGCGGACTATCGCCCGTCCTATCGTCAGGCGGACGCTGAAGATGCGTGGCGCCGTCTCCAGGGCTGGTTCAAGTGGCACGGCGTGGCCTAG